CCGGAAGTTGGTATTTCAAGCACCATACATGAGAGAAGATGTCCGTTTTTCAAATGAAAACTTCAGAAAACACCTAACCTTCGATGAAATTCCAACTCCGATTATGGATGAGAACTTTTTACATACAATTAATGAGGATTTTTTCAAAGCGCTTCAAGAAGTTTTTAACTTAAGACTTAAAACTACAACATAAATTAATATTTAAAATAATCAATTTCTAAAAATCAACCTCCATGAAAAAGAAAAAAACAAACCCGTACATGTACAAAGGCGACACCCTAAGTGCCTGCCCTGTTTGTAAAAAGGTAATACAAGCCCGCGTAATTGAAAAACAAAATAAACTATATTTCGAGAAATTCTGTAGCGAACACGGTAAAAGTTCTGCGCTTATTTCATCTGATGCTGATTGGTCCAGATGGTCCGAAGGGTATAACAAACCAGGCGAGGTTCCATTGAAAATTGGAAAAAAAACGGAAAAAAGTTGCCCAAACGATTGTGGCTTATGTGAATCTCATGAACAACATAGCTGCTTTGTTCAAATTGAAATTACCGACAAATGTGATTTAAAATGCCCAAATTGCTACATGGGGCCAGAAAATAGTTGGTTCTTACCAAAAGAAAGAGCTGCGCAAATGTTTGACCGAATTGTTGAAATGGAAGGTAGTCCGGAAGTTATTACCCTAACAGGTGGCGAGCCAACATTACACCCTGATTTGTTTGAAATAGCTGAAATGGCAATAGCTAGAAATATAAAATATGTATTAATTAATACTAATGGGAATAAAATTGCCAGGGAGCCTGATTTTGCTAAAAAACTTGCCGATGCAGGGTTACACGTTTACTTGCAATTTGACGGTTTCAAAAAGGAGAATTATTTGAAAATTAGAGGCAAAGATTTACTCGAAAGTAAATTACGTGCCCTTGAAAACTTAGAGAAAGCAAATTGTCCTACTGTTCTTTCACCGGTAATTGAAAAATATGTTAACGACGATCAGGTTGGTGAAATAATAAAACTTGCTGTAAGCAAGAAATTTATCAAAGGGGTAAACTTTTTGCCTATTACCTATCTTCACAATTTATCTGTTGAGTCTGGTAAATGGGAAAGTAGTGCAGATGCCTGTCCGGATCCTATGGACAGGATGACGCACGCTGATATGGTGAATGCAATAGAAAAGTATTCAGACGGATTATTAGTAAAGTCTGACTTTATACCTATTCCGTGTCATATGCCATCATGTGGTTCAGTAACTTATTTAATCAATAATGAAGACGGTGCTGTACCTATTTCAAAAATAATTAATGTTGACATATTCCTTGATTACGTAAAAAATAAACCAAGGGTAGATATGGATGACCTATTCCAGGTATCGAGAATGGAACTGGAAAAAATATGGTCAATGTCCGCAGTTGGAGGAACCGATAAAGTAATGGACAGTCTAAGAAATTTATTAACAAATTGCTGTGCGGCAGACCCAGGCATTGCAGAAGTGTTTGAAGATAACGTTACGCAAGTTTCAATTCATGCATTTATGGATGCTCATAACTGGGATATTGAAAGAGCAAGAAAATGTTGCATTCATTTTATGCTTCCCAACGGAGATTTAATGCCATTCTGCCAGTATAATATTTTTCACCGAGATAAATACAGAGCTATTGGGAAGGATAAAGATATTAATGAAACCGAGTTGTTCGTTCCTGAAATATACAAAGATTAATTCTATTCCGGAATATA
This genomic interval from Bacteroidales bacterium contains the following:
- a CDS encoding radical SAM protein, encoding MKKKKTNPYMYKGDTLSACPVCKKVIQARVIEKQNKLYFEKFCSEHGKSSALISSDADWSRWSEGYNKPGEVPLKIGKKTEKSCPNDCGLCESHEQHSCFVQIEITDKCDLKCPNCYMGPENSWFLPKERAAQMFDRIVEMEGSPEVITLTGGEPTLHPDLFEIAEMAIARNIKYVLINTNGNKIAREPDFAKKLADAGLHVYLQFDGFKKENYLKIRGKDLLESKLRALENLEKANCPTVLSPVIEKYVNDDQVGEIIKLAVSKKFIKGVNFLPITYLHNLSVESGKWESSADACPDPMDRMTHADMVNAIEKYSDGLLVKSDFIPIPCHMPSCGSVTYLINNEDGAVPISKIINVDIFLDYVKNKPRVDMDDLFQVSRMELEKIWSMSAVGGTDKVMDSLRNLLTNCCAADPGIAEVFEDNVTQVSIHAFMDAHNWDIERARKCCIHFMLPNGDLMPFCQYNIFHRDKYRAIGKDKDINETELFVPEIYKD